TATTTGAAAATATGTTACGCATTGATTTGATGGAGCATCGTGATATTCATTTTTTGCACTTTTTTATTTAAATAATGTGCGGTTATGCTGGTGGCTTTGAACTAAAAAAGGAGTTCATCTCTTGGATAAACTCCTTTAAAAAAATTAAAGAGCAGCTTTACTCATTTCACCATTGACCAAGCGCGCAATACCAAGCGGATTGGCATTTTGAAGGGCGAGTGGCAATAAGTGATCTGGATAGTTTTGGTAGCATACTGGACGTAAATAACGTTCGATTGCTAAGGTTCCTACCGATGTGCCACGTGCATCTGAAGTTGCAGGATATGGCCCGCCGTGTACCATGGCATCGCAGACTTCCACACCTGTTGGGTAACCATTTAGAAGTAAACGTCCTGCTTTTTCTTCAAGTAATGGAATAAGTGTCGCGAAGTTCTCAAAATCTTGTGGCTCGGCAATTAATGATGCTGTAAGTTGACCACGTAGACCATTTAAAGCGAGAGCAAGCTGCTCTGCCGATTCAACTTCAATCACAATCGTCGTTGGGCCGAACACTTCTTCTTGAAGTAATTCATCATGCTCTAGTAAAAGAGATACATCGGCTTTAAAGAGCTGAGGATAGGCTTGCGGACCTTGTTGAGGTTGACCCGCTAAATGCTCAATTTTGTCATGTGCGAGTAATTCTTTAAGACCATGCTCGTAGCTTCTTAAAGTACCTTTGTTAAGCATAGTTTGTGGCGGTTGTTGAGCCATTGCAGCCTTGAAATGCTCAAGGAATTGGCTAAATTCCGGTGATTTAATTCCAATAATTAAACCCGGATTGGTACAAAACTGACCGCAGCCTAAAACCACTGAACCACTAAGTTCGGTCGCAATTTTATCACCACGCACTTTTAGAGCTTCGGGTAATAAAATCATTGGGTTAATGCTCGACATTTCGGCAAAAACAGGAATAGGTTCAGGACGTGCGGCAGCTAAATCGCATAGAGCGCGGCCACCTTTAAGTGAACCTGTAAATCCAACGGCTTTAATTGCAGGATGTTTTACCAGTGGCTCACCGACACCTTGACCATAAATCATGCTAAAGATGCCTTTTGGCATAGCGCATTTCTCAATCGCACTACAAATGGCATTTGCAATGGATTCGGCCGTTGCCATGTGACCGCTATGAGCCTTCACAATAACTGGACATCCAGCCGCAAGTGCCGAAGCTGTATCACCACCCGCAGTAGAAAAGGCAAGAGGGAAATTACTAGCGCCAAATACAGCAACTGGTCCAACACCGATTTTATATTGACGTAAATCTGGACGTGGAAGTGGTTGACGCTCAGGTAAAGCCAAATCAATACGGGCACCTAAATAGTCACCACGGCGTAATACTTGAGCAAACAGACGTAATTGACCTGTAGTTCGCCCACGTTCACCGCGAATACGCGCTTCCGGCAAAGCAGTTTCTTGACAGACTGTTGCAATAAACTGGTCATCAAGCGCATCAATTTCACTGGCAATCGTTTCTAGAAAAACGGCGCGTTGTTCTGGCGTAGTTTGTCTAAAAGCCGGATAAGCCAATGCAGCTGCTTGAGCTGCCTGATCAATTTCTTCAGGAGTTGCTTGAGCAAACTGATAGGGTAATGCTTCATCTGTTGCAGCATCGTAGCTTAATACAAACTTACTGCCTGCACTTGAACGTTGACCTGCAATAAAATTTTGACCAGTAATATTTAACATTATCAACCTCACTTGAGAGTGAACGTCAAAAGTGCTTCTTCTGACGTTGGAGAGTTATCAAAGCGAAGGTTTTACATTTGAAAATATTGTATTTTGTATACGGTATTAATCAAAAGAAAACCTTAACTTATATGTGTTTAAGCAAATGATCGCTAAGCTTCATCGTCATTTTTAATCAGTGCTTTTGGTAAACCTGAGCGTATACCCCAGTAGTAGCAACCAAGAGAAATCACCATGACGAATAAGGTGTCGAAAGGCGCAGCCAATAGGTGTGATGCGCCATCACCGAAGCTGCCAAGGTAAGAGGCAAGAATCATTAAAATGTAGTAAACAAGGAGCCATGTTGATGACTTTAACTGTTGGGCAAGGCTGACTTCTTGGGTTGGCACGTAGCGCTTAAAAATGACGTAGAGTGCAAACAACACGATTTGTGCGCCTAATAGCCATGAAATGACATTCCAGCCAGACCAATACACAATAAAAGACGCAATGACAAAAGCGAGCGGCCCGAGAACAGTAAATCCTTTTACATAGAATGGACGTTCAAGCTCAGGAGCATTACGGCGTAAAGCACCCACTGTGACAGGAGCAAGGGCATAACTTAAAACTAACGCTGCTGAAACTACGGAAATTAATTTATCCCAAGATGGAAACGGCATGGTCCAAAATACTGAAAGTGCAAACGTTAACCATAATGCATAACGAGGAATACCTGATTTTGGATCTACACGCGTAAAAATACGGAAGAATGTATTACTGTTTGACCATGCATAAATGACACGTGGAGTTGCAGCCATATAGATATTGCCGCAGCCAGACGGAGAAATAATGGCATCTGAAACAACTAAGAGTGCTAACCATCCCAAACCTAATAACATGGCAATGTCACGGTAAGGTAATGGGAACTTGT
The window above is part of the Acinetobacter baumannii genome. Proteins encoded here:
- a CDS encoding aldehyde dehydrogenase (NADP(+)); its protein translation is MLNITGQNFIAGQRSSAGSKFVLSYDAATDEALPYQFAQATPEEIDQAAQAAALAYPAFRQTTPEQRAVFLETIASEIDALDDQFIATVCQETALPEARIRGERGRTTGQLRLFAQVLRRGDYLGARIDLALPERQPLPRPDLRQYKIGVGPVAVFGASNFPLAFSTAGGDTASALAAGCPVIVKAHSGHMATAESIANAICSAIEKCAMPKGIFSMIYGQGVGEPLVKHPAIKAVGFTGSLKGGRALCDLAAARPEPIPVFAEMSSINPMILLPEALKVRGDKIATELSGSVVLGCGQFCTNPGLIIGIKSPEFSQFLEHFKAAMAQQPPQTMLNKGTLRSYEHGLKELLAHDKIEHLAGQPQQGPQAYPQLFKADVSLLLEHDELLQEEVFGPTTIVIEVESAEQLALALNGLRGQLTASLIAEPQDFENFATLIPLLEEKAGRLLLNGYPTGVEVCDAMVHGGPYPATSDARGTSVGTLAIERYLRPVCYQNYPDHLLPLALQNANPLGIARLVNGEMSKAAL